A genome region from Pseudomonas pergaminensis includes the following:
- a CDS encoding AbrB family transcriptional regulator has product MSEVTFKHWWGTPLVGLAGGYLASLVGWPLPYMVGSLLAIILVRCLTPWQLAEIPGGRKCGQWVVGIGIGLHFTPVVIEQVMSHFGLIFVGALVTSLSSVVGVWLMRRSGEDRATAFFSSMPGGSGEMVNLGARNGAVLSRVAAGQSLRVLVVVLCVPAIFKYLLGGGAPQFHPAPVSWPWLLALFPLGALVAWGWQRLRQPNPWLFGPLLVSATASVVWDLHIGLPDGGSQIGQWLIGSGLGCHFNRQFFRRAPSFMGRTLIGTALTMALATLAAVGLSALTHLDLRSLTLGMMPGGIAEMSLTAEILQLSVPLVTAMQVMRLLFVLFLAEPLFRHWNRPS; this is encoded by the coding sequence ATGTCTGAGGTCACCTTTAAACATTGGTGGGGAACACCGCTGGTCGGCCTGGCCGGCGGTTACCTGGCCAGCCTCGTCGGCTGGCCTTTGCCGTACATGGTCGGCTCGTTGCTGGCGATTATCCTGGTGCGCTGCCTCACGCCGTGGCAGTTGGCGGAGATTCCCGGCGGGCGCAAATGCGGCCAATGGGTGGTGGGGATCGGGATCGGACTGCACTTCACCCCGGTGGTGATTGAGCAGGTAATGAGCCACTTCGGGCTGATCTTCGTCGGCGCGCTGGTCACCAGCCTGTCGAGCGTGGTCGGCGTGTGGCTGATGCGCCGCAGCGGTGAAGACCGCGCCACCGCGTTTTTCTCCAGCATGCCTGGCGGTTCCGGTGAGATGGTCAACCTCGGCGCCCGCAATGGCGCGGTGCTCAGCCGGGTCGCGGCGGGGCAGAGTCTGCGGGTATTGGTGGTGGTGCTGTGTGTGCCGGCGATCTTCAAGTACTTGCTGGGTGGCGGCGCGCCGCAGTTTCATCCGGCGCCGGTGAGTTGGCCGTGGCTTCTGGCGCTGTTTCCGCTGGGCGCCTTGGTCGCCTGGGGTTGGCAGCGCTTGCGCCAGCCGAACCCTTGGTTGTTCGGGCCGTTGCTGGTGAGTGCGACGGCCAGCGTGGTCTGGGACCTGCATATCGGCCTGCCCGATGGCGGCAGCCAGATCGGTCAGTGGTTGATCGGCAGTGGCTTGGGTTGCCACTTCAACCGGCAGTTCTTTCGTCGGGCGCCGTCGTTCATGGGCCGTACTTTGATCGGCACGGCGTTGACCATGGCGCTGGCGACATTGGCGGCCGTGGGGCTGAGTGCGCTGACTCACCTGGACCTGCGCTCGTTGACCCTGGGCATGATGCCCGGCGGTATTGCAGAGATGAGCCTTACGGCCGAGATCCTACAACTGTCGGTACCGTTGGTGACGGCGATGCAAGTGATGCGGTTGTTGTTCGTGTTGTTTTTGGCGGAGCCGTTGTTCAGGCATTGGAACCGCCCGTCTTAA
- a CDS encoding tripartite tricarboxylate transporter permease, which yields MDTFGYLGQGFGVALSPYNLVTALCGTLIGTVVGLLPGLGPINGVALLIPIAFALGLPPESALILLAAVYLGCEYGGRISSILLNIPGEASTVMTTLDGYPMARKGLAGVALSLSAWSSFIGAFIATCGMVLFAPLLAKWAIAFGPAEYFVLMVFAIVCLGGMAGDKPLKTFVAALIGLFLSAVGIDANSGVYRFTGDNIHLTDGIQFVVLVLGLFSISEILLLLEKTHRGQEAVKATGRMMFNLKEAGAVFVVNIRCGLLGFIMGVLPGAGATLASAVAYMTEKRLAGASGKFGQGDMRGLAAPETAIGASACGALVPMLTLGVPGSGTTAVMIGALSLYNITPGPLLFQQQPDIVWGLIASLFIANIMLVILNIPMIRIFTRILAVPNWALVPVIAIITAIGVYAVHATTFDLFLMVGIGIFGYILRKLDFPLSPVLLGFILGGLMEQNLRRALSISNGDLQILWSSPITFGVWVLTALMLAFPLIRIYRKRALQRRAVADV from the coding sequence ATGGATACTTTCGGCTACTTGGGCCAGGGCTTCGGCGTTGCACTGTCCCCCTACAACCTGGTGACCGCACTGTGCGGCACCCTGATCGGCACCGTGGTCGGCCTGTTGCCGGGCCTGGGCCCGATCAACGGCGTGGCGCTGTTGATCCCCATCGCGTTCGCCCTGGGCCTGCCGCCGGAATCGGCGCTGATCCTGCTGGCAGCCGTGTACCTGGGCTGCGAATACGGCGGGCGGATCAGCTCGATCCTGCTGAACATCCCGGGCGAAGCCTCCACCGTGATGACCACCCTCGACGGCTACCCGATGGCCCGCAAAGGCCTGGCCGGTGTGGCGCTGTCGTTGTCGGCGTGGAGTTCGTTCATCGGCGCGTTTATCGCCACCTGCGGCATGGTGCTGTTTGCGCCGCTGCTAGCCAAATGGGCGATTGCCTTCGGGCCGGCGGAATATTTCGTACTGATGGTGTTTGCAATTGTCTGTCTCGGCGGCATGGCCGGTGACAAACCCTTGAAGACCTTTGTTGCAGCGCTGATAGGCCTGTTCCTGTCGGCGGTCGGCATCGACGCGAACAGCGGCGTGTACCGCTTTACCGGCGACAACATCCACCTCACCGACGGCATCCAGTTTGTGGTGTTGGTGCTGGGCCTGTTCTCCATCAGCGAGATCCTGTTGCTGCTGGAAAAAACCCACCGTGGCCAGGAAGCCGTGAAAGCCACGGGCCGCATGATGTTCAACCTCAAGGAAGCGGGCGCGGTCTTTGTCGTCAACATCCGCTGCGGTTTACTGGGTTTCATCATGGGCGTGTTGCCAGGTGCCGGTGCGACCTTGGCCTCGGCCGTTGCCTACATGACCGAAAAACGCCTGGCCGGTGCCAGCGGCAAGTTCGGCCAGGGCGACATGCGCGGCCTAGCTGCTCCAGAAACCGCCATCGGCGCGTCCGCCTGCGGCGCCCTGGTGCCCATGCTGACTCTCGGCGTACCCGGTTCGGGCACCACGGCGGTGATGATCGGCGCGCTGTCGCTGTACAACATCACCCCGGGTCCGCTGCTGTTCCAACAGCAACCCGACATCGTCTGGGGCCTGATCGCCTCGTTGTTTATCGCCAACATCATGCTGGTGATCCTCAACATCCCGATGATCCGCATCTTCACGCGCATCCTCGCCGTGCCGAACTGGGCGCTGGTGCCGGTGATCGCGATCATCACTGCCATCGGGGTGTACGCGGTGCACGCTACCACCTTCGACCTGTTCCTGATGGTCGGTATCGGCATCTTCGGCTACATCCTGCGCAAGCTCGACTTCCCGCTGTCGCCGGTACTGCTCGGCTTTATCCTCGGCGGTTTGATGGAGCAGAACCTGCGCCGTGCGCTGTCGATCTCCAACGGTGACCTGCAGATTCTGTGGTCGAGCCCGATCACCTTTGGCGTGTGGGTACTGACGGCGCTGATGCTGGCCTTCCCGCTGATCCGCATCTACCGCAAACGTGCCCTGCAGCGTCGTGCCGTGGCCGATGTCTGA
- a CDS encoding tripartite tricarboxylate transporter TctB family protein, with protein MLLQRIFAAVLLLACAGLALMAWPYQASFSYEPVGPRAYPLLMLGLMSLALIYMLFRPQPTKHTEEEPALDRETLVKIGVCVALLIVFAGTFEPLGFILSSMLIGIPMARLYGGRWLPSVVIVSLMAIGLYLLFDKAMDVPLPLGLLDVLEN; from the coding sequence ATGCTCTTACAACGCATTTTCGCCGCCGTGCTGCTGCTGGCCTGCGCCGGCCTGGCGCTGATGGCCTGGCCGTATCAGGCGTCGTTTTCCTACGAGCCGGTTGGGCCTCGGGCCTACCCGCTGCTGATGCTCGGGCTGATGAGCCTGGCACTGATCTACATGCTGTTTCGCCCACAGCCGACCAAGCACACGGAAGAAGAACCCGCGCTGGACCGCGAGACCCTGGTCAAGATCGGCGTATGCGTCGCGCTGTTGATCGTGTTTGCCGGCACTTTCGAACCCCTGGGTTTCATCCTCAGCAGCATGCTGATCGGCATCCCGATGGCGCGCCTGTATGGCGGCCGCTGGTTGCCCAGTGTGGTGATCGTCAGCCTGATGGCGATTGGTCTTTACCTGCTGTTCGATAAAGCCATGGATGTGCCGCTGCCCCTCGGCCTGCTCGACGTTCTGGAGAACTGA
- a CDS encoding Bug family tripartite tricarboxylate transporter substrate binding protein produces the protein MTMILSLRKLALAAGCMLFAGQLLAADEPKRPECIAPASPGGGFDLTCKLAQSALVNEKLLSKPMRVTYMPGGVGAVAYNAVVAQRPADAGTLVAWSSGSLLNLAQGKFGRFDESAVRWLAAVGTSYGAIAVKADSPYKTLDDLVKALKKDPGSVVIGSGGTVGSQDWMQTALIAKAAGINPRELRYVALEGGGEIATALLGGHIQVGSTDISDSMPHILSGDMRLLAVFSEQRLDEPEMKNIPTAKEQGYDIVWPVVRGFYLGPKVSDADYAWWKEAFDKLLASEEFAKLRDQRELFPFAMTGPELDTYVKKQVADYKVLAKEFGLIQ, from the coding sequence ATAACCATGATCCTTTCACTGCGTAAATTGGCCCTCGCCGCCGGCTGCATGCTGTTCGCCGGCCAACTGCTGGCTGCCGACGAGCCCAAGCGTCCGGAATGCATCGCCCCAGCCTCGCCGGGCGGTGGTTTTGACCTGACCTGCAAACTGGCGCAAAGCGCGCTGGTCAACGAGAAGTTGCTGAGCAAGCCGATGCGCGTGACCTACATGCCTGGCGGCGTCGGCGCGGTGGCCTACAACGCTGTGGTCGCTCAGCGTCCAGCCGATGCCGGCACCCTGGTAGCCTGGTCCAGCGGTTCGCTGTTGAACCTGGCCCAAGGCAAGTTTGGTCGCTTCGATGAAAGCGCCGTGCGTTGGTTGGCAGCGGTCGGCACCAGCTACGGGGCCATCGCAGTGAAAGCCGACTCGCCCTACAAGACCTTGGACGATTTGGTCAAAGCCCTGAAAAAAGATCCGGGCAGCGTGGTGATCGGTTCCGGCGGCACCGTTGGCAGCCAGGACTGGATGCAAACCGCGCTGATCGCCAAGGCGGCCGGGATCAACCCGCGTGAACTGCGTTATGTAGCCCTCGAAGGCGGCGGCGAAATTGCCACCGCCCTGCTCGGTGGCCATATCCAGGTGGGCAGTACCGACATCTCCGACTCCATGCCGCACATCTTGAGCGGCGACATGCGCCTGCTGGCCGTGTTCTCCGAACAGCGCCTGGACGAGCCGGAAATGAAGAATATTCCGACCGCCAAAGAGCAAGGCTATGACATCGTCTGGCCGGTGGTGCGTGGTTTCTACCTCGGGCCAAAAGTCAGCGATGCCGACTACGCCTGGTGGAAAGAAGCGTTCGACAAACTGCTGGCCTCGGAAGAGTTCGCCAAGCTGCGTGACCAGCGCGAGCTGTTCCCGTTCGCCATGACCGGCCCGGAGCTGGACACCTACGTGAAGAAACAGGTGGCTGACTACAAAGTGCTGGCCAAAGAGTTCGGCCTGATCCAGTAA
- a CDS encoding OprD family porin: MLSTQPQAPSPVRFSRLTQTALASAATLAGFSPLSQAAFFEDSSATLETRNMYFNRDFRDGTSAQQSKRDEWAQGFMLNLQSGYTDGTVGFGVDALGMLGVKLDSSPDRTGTGLLPTHDDGRAADEYSKLGLTGKVKISATELKIGALIPELPILKPNDGRILPQTFNGGLITSKEFKNLVFTGGRLDKAKDRDDTNYEDIALNNKNSRFVSGATGKHFNFGGADYKFADKITGSYHFAQLDDVYRQHFLGLVAARPMGPGTFGTDLRLAISDDTGSARGGKIDNKSLNGLFSYALNGHKLSAGYQHMSGDSAFPYVDGSDPYLVNFVQINDFAGAEERSWQARYDFDFAKLGIPGLSFMSRYLSGDNIKLKNGETGKEWERNSEIKYVVQTGTFKDVAVRLRNATYRSNYSARDADEMRVLVSYSVALW, encoded by the coding sequence ATGCTGTCGACACAGCCCCAGGCCCCCTCGCCTGTTCGTTTTTCTCGCCTGACCCAGACCGCCCTTGCCAGTGCTGCTACCCTTGCCGGCTTTTCGCCGCTTAGCCAGGCTGCCTTCTTCGAAGACAGTAGCGCGACCCTGGAAACCCGCAACATGTACTTCAACCGCGACTTTCGCGATGGCACCAGCGCACAGCAATCCAAGCGCGACGAATGGGCCCAGGGCTTCATGCTCAACCTGCAGTCGGGCTACACCGACGGCACCGTCGGCTTCGGTGTGGATGCGCTGGGCATGCTTGGGGTCAAGCTCGATTCCAGCCCCGACCGCACCGGCACCGGCCTGCTGCCCACCCATGACGATGGCCGCGCCGCCGACGAGTACTCCAAGCTGGGCCTGACCGGCAAAGTGAAGATCTCGGCCACCGAGCTGAAGATCGGCGCGCTGATCCCCGAACTGCCGATCCTCAAGCCCAACGACGGCCGCATCCTGCCGCAGACTTTCAATGGCGGCCTGATCACGTCCAAGGAATTCAAGAACCTGGTGTTCACCGGTGGTCGCCTCGATAAGGCCAAAGACCGCGACGACACCAACTACGAAGACATCGCCCTCAACAACAAGAACAGCCGCTTCGTCAGCGGCGCCACCGGCAAGCACTTCAACTTTGGCGGCGCCGACTACAAATTCGCCGACAAGATCACCGGCAGCTACCACTTCGCCCAACTCGACGACGTGTACCGCCAGCACTTCCTCGGCCTGGTGGCTGCGCGCCCGATGGGCCCTGGCACCTTCGGCACCGACCTGCGCCTGGCCATCAGCGATGACACCGGCAGCGCCCGCGGCGGCAAGATCGACAATAAATCCCTCAACGGCCTGTTCAGCTATGCCCTCAATGGCCACAAGCTCAGCGCCGGCTACCAGCACATGTCCGGCGACAGCGCCTTCCCGTATGTGGATGGCAGCGACCCGTACCTGGTCAACTTCGTGCAGATCAACGACTTTGCCGGCGCCGAAGAGCGTTCCTGGCAGGCGCGCTACGACTTCGACTTCGCCAAGCTGGGGATTCCCGGCCTGAGCTTCATGAGCCGTTACCTGTCAGGTGACAACATCAAGCTCAAGAACGGCGAGACCGGCAAGGAGTGGGAACGCAACAGCGAGATCAAGTACGTAGTGCAGACCGGCACGTTCAAGGACGTGGCCGTGCGCTTGCGCAACGCCACGTACCGCTCCAACTACTCAGCCCGTGATGCGGATGAAATGCGCGTGCTGGTGAGCTATAGCGTTGCGCTCTGGTAG
- a CDS encoding response regulator, with amino-acid sequence MRVLLVEDHLQLAESVAQALKSTGLTVDVLHDGVAADLALSSEEYAAAILDVGLPRMDGFEVLARLRARGKNLPVLMLTARSDVKDRVHGLNLGADDYLAKPFELTELEARVKALLRRSVLGGERQQTCGVLVYDLDTRRFTVGGELMTLTSREQAVLEALIARPGRVMSKEQLASQVFGLDEEASPDAIEIYVHRLRKKLDGQPIAIVTFRGLGYLLEARDA; translated from the coding sequence ATGCGTGTCTTGCTGGTTGAAGACCATTTGCAACTCGCTGAAAGTGTCGCGCAAGCGCTCAAGAGCACGGGTTTGACCGTTGACGTGCTGCACGATGGCGTGGCTGCGGACCTGGCCCTGAGCAGTGAGGAATACGCCGCAGCGATCCTCGATGTGGGGCTGCCACGCATGGATGGTTTCGAGGTGCTCGCCCGTTTGCGCGCCCGTGGGAAGAATTTGCCCGTGCTGATGCTGACGGCGCGCAGTGATGTGAAAGACCGCGTGCATGGCCTGAACCTGGGCGCGGACGACTACCTCGCCAAACCGTTCGAGTTGACGGAGTTGGAGGCGCGCGTCAAAGCGTTGCTGCGCCGCAGTGTGTTGGGCGGCGAGCGCCAGCAGACCTGCGGCGTGTTGGTCTACGACCTCGACACCCGGCGCTTTACCGTAGGCGGCGAATTGATGACGCTCACTTCCCGCGAGCAAGCGGTGCTTGAAGCACTGATCGCCCGCCCTGGCCGGGTGATGAGCAAGGAGCAATTGGCCTCACAGGTATTTGGCCTGGACGAAGAAGCCAGCCCCGATGCCATCGAAATCTACGTGCACCGCCTGCGCAAGAAACTCGACGGCCAGCCCATCGCCATCGTGACCTTCCGTGGCCTCGGCTACCTGTTGGAAGCCCGCGATGCATAA
- a CDS encoding sensor histidine kinase, which yields MHKPSSLRWRLLWNLALLLVLLMFASGMSAYWNGREAADTAYDRTLLASARTIAAGLTQVDGTLSANVPYVALDTFAYDSAGRIYYQVNDIDQKLISGYENLPGPPPGTPRTDDYPALARFYDAIYQGQPVRVVSLLKAVSEPNMNGMAEIRVAETDEARVSMARSLMADTLLRLGMLGVGALLLVWFAVSAALRPLERLRSAVEERQPDDLRPLPLVEVQHEFGPLVRSLNHFTERLRGQFERQAQFIADAAHELRTPLAALKARLELGLRAEDPATWHSTLETAAQGTDRLTHLANQLLSLARIENGARAIAEGGAQLLDLSQLARELGMAMAPLAHARGVALALEADEPVWLRGEPTLLNELLSNLVDNALAHTPPGGNVILRVTAPAVLEVEDDGPGIPLDERDRVFERFYRRSQQGMGSGLGLAIVGEICRAHLAQISLHDGEQAGLKVRVSFIAG from the coding sequence ATGCATAAGCCCAGCAGCCTGCGCTGGCGCCTGTTGTGGAACCTGGCGCTGTTGCTGGTGCTGCTGATGTTTGCCAGCGGCATGAGCGCCTACTGGAATGGCCGCGAAGCTGCGGACACCGCCTACGACCGCACGCTGCTGGCCTCGGCGCGCACCATTGCCGCTGGCTTGACTCAAGTGGACGGCACCCTGAGCGCCAATGTGCCCTACGTGGCGCTGGACACCTTTGCCTACGACAGTGCCGGGCGTATTTATTACCAGGTCAACGACATCGACCAGAAGCTGATATCCGGCTACGAAAACCTCCCTGGCCCACCACCCGGCACGCCGCGCACCGATGACTATCCGGCGCTGGCACGCTTCTATGACGCCATCTACCAGGGCCAGCCGGTGCGTGTGGTGAGCCTGCTCAAAGCCGTCTCCGAACCGAACATGAACGGCATGGCGGAAATCCGCGTAGCCGAAACCGACGAGGCCCGCGTGAGCATGGCCCGAAGCCTTATGGCTGATACTTTGCTGCGCCTGGGCATGCTTGGCGTCGGCGCGTTGCTGTTGGTGTGGTTTGCCGTGAGTGCCGCATTGCGGCCACTGGAGCGCCTGCGCTCGGCGGTGGAAGAGCGCCAGCCTGACGACCTGCGGCCGTTGCCTTTGGTGGAAGTGCAGCATGAGTTTGGCCCATTGGTGCGTTCCCTCAACCACTTCACCGAACGCTTGCGTGGCCAGTTCGAGCGCCAGGCGCAGTTTATTGCTGATGCAGCCCATGAATTGCGTACGCCACTGGCCGCGCTCAAGGCGCGACTGGAACTGGGCTTGCGCGCCGAAGACCCCGCCACGTGGCACAGCACTCTGGAGACCGCAGCCCAGGGCACTGACCGCCTGACTCACCTGGCCAATCAATTGTTGTCTCTGGCACGCATCGAAAATGGTGCCCGCGCGATTGCCGAGGGCGGCGCGCAGTTACTTGACCTTAGCCAGTTGGCCCGTGAGCTGGGCATGGCCATGGCGCCGTTGGCTCACGCACGCGGTGTGGCGCTGGCGCTGGAAGCCGACGAGCCGGTGTGGCTGCGCGGCGAGCCCACCCTGTTGAACGAGCTGTTGAGCAACCTGGTGGATAACGCCCTGGCCCATACGCCGCCGGGCGGCAACGTGATCCTGCGGGTGACGGCGCCGGCGGTACTGGAAGTGGAAGATGATGGCCCAGGCATCCCGCTGGACGAGCGCGACCGGGTGTTCGAGCGCTTTTACCGGCGCAGTCAGCAGGGCATGGGGTCGGGGCTGGGCTTGGCGATCGTCGGCGAAATCTGTCGGGCGCACCTGGCGCAGATCAGCCTGCACGATGGCGAGCAGGCCGGCCTGAAGGTGCGGGTGAGCTTTATCGCCGGTTGA
- a CDS encoding HDOD domain-containing protein, whose translation MNKLAEKVQQALVTAIDNDDLVLPTLPEVALKIRQAAEDPEISISHLSKVIGRDTALSARLIKVVNSPLLRATQEVTDLHTAITRLGTNYSSNLAIGLVMEQIFHARSDVVEQKMRDVWRRSLEVAGVSYALCRSHSQLKPDQAALGGLVHQIGVLPILTYAEDHYELLSDPVSLNHVIESIHPLLGDKLLGGWDFPEMLAKLPGQYLDLERDSPSLDYIDLVQVAVMYCHRGTDHPLANIPVSTLPAIKKLRVDPYSDALRAELDEARSMFY comes from the coding sequence ATGAACAAGCTGGCGGAAAAAGTCCAACAGGCTTTAGTGACGGCCATCGATAACGATGACCTGGTTCTGCCGACATTGCCGGAAGTGGCCCTGAAGATACGTCAGGCTGCCGAAGACCCGGAAATCAGCATCAGCCACTTGAGCAAAGTGATCGGTCGTGACACCGCGCTGTCGGCACGCCTGATCAAAGTGGTCAACAGCCCGTTGTTGCGCGCCACCCAGGAAGTCACCGACCTGCATACCGCCATCACCCGGCTGGGCACCAACTACAGCAGCAACCTGGCGATCGGCCTGGTGATGGAGCAGATCTTCCACGCCCGCTCCGACGTGGTCGAACAAAAGATGCGTGATGTGTGGCGCCGCAGCCTGGAGGTCGCGGGCGTGAGTTACGCCCTGTGCCGCAGCCACAGTCAACTCAAGCCGGACCAGGCCGCCCTCGGCGGCCTGGTGCACCAGATCGGCGTGCTGCCGATCCTGACGTACGCCGAAGACCACTACGAGCTGCTGTCCGACCCGGTCAGCCTCAACCATGTCATCGAGAGCATTCACCCGTTGCTGGGCGACAAACTGCTGGGGGGCTGGGACTTCCCGGAAATGCTGGCTAAGCTGCCGGGCCAATACCTGGACTTGGAGCGCGACTCGCCCAGCCTCGACTACATCGACCTGGTGCAAGTGGCCGTGATGTATTGCCATCGCGGCACCGATCATCCGTTGGCAAACATCCCGGTTTCCACGCTGCCTGCGATCAAGAAACTGCGCGTCGACCCCTACAGCGACGCCTTGCGCGCCGAGCTGGATGAAGCCCGCTCGATGTTCTACTGA
- a CDS encoding CAF17-like 4Fe-4S cluster assembly/insertion protein YgfZ translates to MADSAFFCPLSHEGVLAVRGADAAKFLQGQLTCNLNYLSDTQASLGARCTQKGRMQSSFRILLQGDGVLLAMATELLEPQLADLKKYAVFSKSKLTDESTAWVRFGLANADQALSGLGLALPAETDSVARVDTLIAVRVSPGRAELWVPAEQADTVRSQLAEQLQQADLNKWLLGQVRAGIGQVMPQTRELFIPQMLNLQAIGGVSFKKGCYTGQEIVARMQYLGKLKRRLYRLSLNAAEMPEPGTPLFSPSHNSAIGEVVIAAKADQSVELLAVLQAEAADSGDVHLGTLEGPGLQLLDLPYTLDRDREIQR, encoded by the coding sequence ATGGCTGACTCTGCTTTCTTCTGCCCCCTGTCCCACGAAGGCGTTCTCGCCGTCCGCGGCGCCGACGCTGCCAAATTCCTTCAGGGCCAACTGACCTGCAACCTCAATTACCTGAGCGACACCCAGGCGAGCCTCGGCGCGCGCTGCACGCAAAAAGGGCGCATGCAGTCGAGCTTTCGCATCCTGCTGCAAGGTGACGGCGTGTTGCTGGCCATGGCCACCGAGCTGCTGGAACCGCAACTGGCAGACTTGAAGAAGTACGCCGTGTTCTCCAAATCCAAACTCACCGACGAAAGCACTGCCTGGGTGCGTTTCGGCCTGGCGAATGCTGACCAGGCCTTGTCCGGCCTTGGCCTGGCGCTGCCCGCCGAGACCGACAGCGTCGCCCGCGTCGATACCTTGATCGCCGTGCGCGTGTCCCCTGGCCGTGCCGAACTCTGGGTGCCCGCCGAGCAGGCCGACACTGTGCGCAGCCAACTGGCTGAACAGCTGCAACAAGCCGACTTGAATAAATGGCTGCTGGGCCAGGTCCGCGCCGGCATTGGCCAGGTCATGCCACAGACCCGCGAGCTGTTCATTCCGCAGATGCTCAACCTGCAGGCCATTGGCGGCGTGAGCTTCAAGAAAGGCTGCTACACCGGCCAGGAAATCGTCGCGCGCATGCAGTACCTGGGCAAACTCAAACGTCGCCTGTACCGCTTGAGCCTTAATGCGGCTGAAATGCCCGAGCCAGGCACTCCACTGTTTTCCCCCAGTCATAACAGCGCGATCGGCGAAGTGGTCATTGCCGCAAAAGCTGACCAGAGCGTTGAACTTCTGGCCGTGTTGCAAGCCGAAGCTGCCGATAGTGGCGATGTGCACTTAGGCACCCTCGAAGGCCCCGGCCTGCAACTGCTCGACTTGCCTTACACACTCGACCGTGATCGAGAGATCCAGCGTTAA
- a CDS encoding FAD assembly factor SdhE, with translation MVEEVEINRLYWHSRRGMLELDVLLVPFTKEVYATLNQVDRDLYVRLLTCEDQDMFGWFMERAESEDPELQRMVRMILDRVQPK, from the coding sequence ATGGTCGAAGAAGTAGAAATCAATCGCCTCTACTGGCACAGCCGTCGTGGCATGCTGGAGTTGGATGTGTTGTTGGTGCCTTTCACCAAAGAAGTGTACGCAACGCTCAACCAGGTGGATCGCGACCTCTACGTCAGGCTGCTGACTTGCGAGGATCAGGATATGTTTGGCTGGTTCATGGAGCGTGCCGAATCTGAAGATCCGGAGCTGCAGCGCATGGTCCGGATGATCCTGGACCGTGTCCAGCCCAAGTAA
- a CDS encoding protein YgfX: MSSPSNRFECRWQASRLLLAAYLLAQLFALGALLFLDLSYSSLGLLLCLAHAAWVLPRAVLLTHRSSIRGLRRDADGWQLLSAEHGWRSVQLRPDSLALPLIVVLRYRVPGEWWVRTVCVPRDALVADVHRRLRVRLKFSRRRWLAPG; encoded by the coding sequence GTGTCCAGCCCAAGTAATCGCTTTGAATGCCGCTGGCAGGCCTCACGGCTGTTGCTGGCGGCGTATCTCCTTGCCCAGCTGTTTGCGCTGGGTGCGCTTTTGTTTCTCGATCTGTCTTATTCAAGCCTTGGCCTGCTGTTGTGCCTGGCGCACGCCGCCTGGGTTTTGCCGCGCGCCGTCCTGCTGACACACCGTTCGTCGATTCGTGGCCTGCGCCGCGACGCGGATGGCTGGCAGCTATTGAGCGCCGAGCACGGTTGGCGCAGCGTGCAGCTGCGTCCCGACAGCCTCGCCCTGCCATTGATTGTCGTGCTGCGTTACCGAGTACCCGGTGAATGGTGGGTGCGCACGGTCTGCGTGCCCAGGGATGCGCTGGTCGCCGATGTGCATCGGCGCCTGCGCGTGCGGCTCAAGTTCAGCCGCCGTAGGTGGTTGGCACCAGGATAG